One Vicia villosa cultivar HV-30 ecotype Madison, WI linkage group LG5, Vvil1.0, whole genome shotgun sequence genomic window, catgttaagaagtgtgggtttggcctaactcatccctacaaaactggcttgtagggtgaggattgcccccacttataaggacatgttcagaccatatattgtctgatgtgggACTCGTAACAAAAGTATTGAACCATTTGATCTTATTAATTCAAATGTTAGGGAACCTACCCTATCTCAAATAATTTTGGTGCGACATGGTTGGtttcttttattgatgattggataaATCAAAAGTACTTCAATCGTTTATTCAACTTTACAATATCTAGTTTCTCTGTCATCTTCTTTAAATCATAACTAGTAACGAGAAGCTTAAACTCATTCACGTCTAGTTGAGCTCGATTAGGCATAAAACATGATGTTGTCCTTCGCCTTCTGAAAGTTGGCCAAATTATGAATAACAGCCAAATTATGAATAACATCATAAAGACGACTTCTGATATTGATGCTAAGTTGAGAGATGATTGAGAATTAGCTAATAATCAACTTGAGTCTATGTAGTGGAATTCTACTGAGCTTAAGTTGATGGCACATTTTTGTTCGTATGGGGCATTTTATGAGGTTTGGCATAAGACATTATTTATGCTAATGATATTCGAAGATTGTACGAGTCTTTCTGCCGTTTGGCTGCCCTTCAGATGACTGATCAAGATTTACATTTATCTTAATATTTGCTCGAGCTTAGTCTATTATTAGTGTCTTCAAACTTATGCTAGTTAATGATGATACTAAATAGGTATTAGCAAAGCTTGACAATATGTTCATGGTGTTTATCTGTCATGGTCTCCTTAAAAGAGTATGGTCCTGTTAAAGACCAGGCTTTGACAAATACCACCATACTTACAGTGGGAGAGCTTACTAATTATCTCATCTGAGTTTCTTTACTAGGCGACAACACCATAGCTCCTGAGTTCTTTACTATTATTTCTAATTCAAGTGATCGTAGTTGTGGAGGTCATGGACGTAATCGTAATTGTAGTCGTGGACGGGGTAGAGGTAATCTCCGTTGTACTTATTGTAGGAGAGATGGAATCGAATGAAAATAGTAACATTAAAACACCAACAAGTAATGCATTGGGAAGCTACAAGGGAACCAAAAAAATCCAATTGCCACAAAAAACTATAAGCTTTAAAGAGACAAATAGAAGACACCTGCATGAAATATCTCGGCATTTGTAAGCAGACGCACCAAATATGTGAAAAGGAACCGAGAAGAACTCATTGTAGATTAACCCACAATACATTGAAAATAGTGACATCAGAAGAAGCACATAGCGCCCACCAAATAGCATCTCCATAAAGCTTCCCAGTCGCTGGAAGAAATCAAATAAAGTTTTTAGGTCTTTAACTTTCCATGAGCTGAACATAGGTCCGTAATATTGTGTATATAGTTGGACTTTTActcatattatatttaaattgcAAGATATTAAAGGACAAATCATTAGAATAAAAGGCTTAAAAGTTGCCACCTAATTACTTTTGGTCCTTATCAAGGAAAATATGGAAAAATGAAAAACTGGATGCTCAAACTTTGAATATGATTACAAATTAAGGAGGTCCTATTAAACACCGGATGAAAAAAGATGCAAGTTCAAGTTTGATATATCAATTAAGCTTTTACCTAAGAAGATTGTTGAGATATTGTAATTATGTTTTGTATCCGTATGatattatgtatttatttatctTCCCTTTCTTAGTGAATTCACTTCATGTTTATATAAATATGTACATTCTCCTTGCAGTCTTCAGTCTCAAGTAAGATCAACCATAATAGATGTCACATGTGAGGCTTATTATGATCTTTTTGCATAATCCTTCCATTGCTACTTTATTCATGTCACACTCAGAATGACAATACCTGATTGCCGAGTTTTCTTTCATGTGCTATAAGAACCAATGCTCCAAGCAGTAAGCATATTCCATGGCCCCAGTCCCCAAACATCACCGCAAAAAGAAATGGGAATATGATAGTTGTGTAAACTGCAGGGTTTGCTTCTTGATATCTTGCAACACTGCCAAATAAAATGGCTCATTAggattttaaatattttacagCACATAGCCATGTAACTTTGTGAAAGGTAGCTTATTTCAAcatattaaattatttgtataactgCTAATAAATGAAGTAAATATTTGCTCACCCATATGCATCTACAATTTCTTGATAAGGATTGGTGAAACTGTTGGTCCTAAAATATGTAGGTGGCGATTCCAGTGCATCCATTGAGTGAAAGATTACACCCACTTGAGAACTGCTGTCAAAAGTTGCACGTTGCAGTGCTTCTTGAATCTGGAAAATCAGCAGATGCAAGCCTTTTActagaaatataaacaaaaagaCAAAAGGTCTTTTCAACTCCTCAAAATTTAAAGAACAAAATTACTGAGGATCCAACAAATTTGAGGGAAAAAACCTGTGTTCTCGCAAAAATTGGACACCAGCCCTCTGCCACAAGACATTTTTTGGTGACATCAAAATTTAACATGTTCAGCGTATCATACACAGCCTTCTCTCTTCTTACCTAGGACAAGATGACAAGGATGAGAGCTATTGGTTTATAAATTAAACAACGACAAAATAGTAGGATGTCTTTGAAGCTACAACATAAAGAACAATAAAACCTTACGCAAGGAGTCACTTATAAGCTAACTCTTACCATGTCCATCCATTTCGCTAAATGAGCTCCTACAGAAGATAGAGCCTTATTCCGATGCCTAATTCCAGCATCCAAAGTGGCCTCTAAGTCAGCAAGGCGTGATGAAACCTGTACCCATAAACTATATTTTCTCAATTATAAATTATACAGTTTCTGTTGGAATATTTTGGAAATTTCTCACAATGTCACTATTGTATCTTTGACTATCTTAGAGTACCATTTACATCTCTCAATACTGGCTTTCATTTTCATTTGTATCGtgatttattttattctttaattaGGATTGATATTTATTGGGGGTAAATGCTTTGACTTTTGTATCACATCCGAGCAATAtcaataattatttgtttatagttttctctttttcttcttccccAACGTAAACCTTATAATTTCTACAGTTTCCAACTTCCTTTTTTTGTGTTTACCAATGGTGACATTAACATAGAATGATATCATGATATAAAACAATATCAAGAACTTCAAGGTCTACTCATTCTACTCTTTTTTCTCTCCTTTGAGTTGTTGTTTAAACTACTGAATGATATTGCAGAAAAGATCTCACCCAAAAAATGATAGTGCAATCTGAAATCTTAAAGAGCATATAAAGAAGCCCCTTGGATTGCAAGACAAGTTATCTGAATATTAATTTATGATAAAGGTTGAAATTAAGATGTTTGCGTCCCTAATAtgcaatttaaaatgaaaaagcatattattattatttaactgaAACTATAGACGCATAAAGCCTTGTATTATCTAGAGACTGGAGCACGCTTGGTCCTAGACACTTTGCTACAATACAATATTATATCTGTGAAATTGGATTGGGCCTAACTCAATCCAAAACACCAGCTCGTAATGTGAGGGATGTGTCTCAGTTATAAACAATTTTTgggtcatatctcattaaatgtgGGACTCTCAATACACACTTCTCACCCCTAGGGATGATGATTTGGAGTGTGTCATGAGTTCTCCAACAATGGGATGGCCCAATGGATCTTGGATAGGATCTAATACCACATAGAAAGATGTTTctgaataatatattaattttgaaAAGAGTACATACACTAATATGCTTATATAGACTACACTATAGCTAATGAGCCTAATTAATGGGCCGAATACAAGGATTTTACATAATTACAAAATATAAGCCTAATAACAACAGATATGACTTACAACAGTATATACAATTGAATAGGACAGCGGTTGACATGTTTTTAAGCTGAATTTTTACCTCCTGAGTTATTTGCCTTTGTTTACTTATATCTTCAGGAACAGGGTAACAATTTGCACCAAATGCTTCACAAATTTTTAGAATCTTTGTTCTTGCTTGCTCCCCAGAGAAAAACACAACAAACACTGTCTTCTCAACCTGAAAAGAAATTCAGAACAGAGAATAAATTGGTAAAtaaaccaaaacaaacaaaatacagATTAAAACTAAAGCCAAGTTATTGTTTATaaattgagaagaagaaaaccatcTCAGTTGAAATAGGATCCATAATTTGTTCATCAGCTGGTGCCTGATTGAAAAGCATATTGCCTCTTGTGGCACGAAACAACATTCTTTCAAACCTGAGAACTTTGGATTTACAAATTATCCCGCTGATAAATCTTAAACCAGATTGGTTTGATTTTGTAGGATCAGGCATCATTTCCTGtacaaaaaattatattacaGTGAACTTCgcgataaaataaaattgaaaaactgAACAGAACTTACACTTTTCACAGTAAAAAAATTGAATGGCAATAAGGGATGCTACAAGGAACCTGTTCAAACAAAAATGGCGTCTCGATAAAGTCTCCATTTGAGTAAACATTTTCCTCCAGTTCTCTCTCTTCTGAAACGGCATGGCCATGATTTGAAACAAGAAAACTACATGCCTAAAATATACCCATATAATGTTATCATATGTATATCAGAGTGTATATAGGATGTATAATATATTAACACTGAAAAGGATTGCATTAATTATGAATAAATCATCGTTTAATGGAATAGATGCATACCCATACAATGTTATGATATGTATTTCAGAGAGAGTATATAGGATGTATAATATATTAACACTGAGAAGCATTGCATTAATTATGAATAAATCACCATTTGATGGAGTAgattaaaaacaaaattgttgTAGTGCAACAGATGAACTACAAACCCCAATAAATAAGATTAAGTTGTAATTAGAAAGATCACTATTTGCTAACTGTATTGAAACAGGAAAATCTATTGTAACTAAAATAACCGACACCATATGGAAAACTGTAGTACTTTGAAAGTAACAAGAGAATATGCTCAGCACAAATAGCCATGTAAAATACAATACCTTTTGCAGTACACTCTTGAACTCAAGGAGTTCGTTATATGATTGCTGAAGTTTCTCACTGTTTGAGTTCATTTCAATTATCTCATGTTCATGCTCAGCAAGATGCACCTGGTATAAGAGAACCACAGAAATTAAAATGTCAGATTTAAGACTAAAAATCCCAACATAAACTAGTGAAACTGCAGATAACCAGAGTATTGCAGGCAACATGACAACATTTATAATGAGCGAAAGCCCTAGGACACTGATCAGATATATAGAGAAAAGATAAGTAAAATAGAGATGGACCTCTATATCCTCCAAGTATGTATCTGTTTGCAAGACAGGACTAGGAGACATTATCCCAGCTTTATTGATCTGATCCATCAGGAATCTTAGCTTTCTTGACATTTCTGCACATCGCTTTACCTGTCATAAAACAAAATGCAGTTCCTATTGGTAAGCCCAACCCTATTACATATATtgatatatgtttattttttgaGTCTGAACCAGACCTTTTTGAAAGTCTGCTATGCCTATAAGTATGCTTAAAGGCCTATAAGTATTATTTTCTGCAAATAAGTAATATGACTCATTTAAATAGACTAATGAGCTAATATGTCAATGAGATTAAGGTATATtttgatatttaatatatatttggaGTATGATTTTATATGACAACCTAttacaattatattttatattttatttataataatacatTTAAATATGTCAAAAACTAATGTAAGCTAATATTTTTACATTAATGAAAATGTTTTCCATGAAAAAAGAAGATTAAAATGTTTAACACGGTACAAAATCTAATATAacaagttataaaaataaattatttatatttacttAAGTAGGTCGGCCTAGTAGGCCTGAAAGGCTGGCTTTCTTTGTGACCTAAAGCCTAACAATTTTAGCTAAATAGGCCTTTTGAAAAGCCTTAGAGCCttgtctattaaaaaaaatctcgGCTTATGCTTGAAGTAGGCTTGGACGTATACCCTTGTCGGTCAGCATCGCCTCTAAGTCCAATCATGACTTTTGAAGATAGATGTCAAGATATGTAATCCAAAAATACCAAGTTATTCAGAGTATTAAAGGTGATCTTGGTTTCCAAACTTCATTATATTCCATGATTTATTTTCTTAACTATTTAAAATTATGGATTGAGTTTATCTAAATAAGTTTCAAGCATTTTTGGGTTTTTAACTTTTTCCCTATCGCTTGAAGCATTCaattgttattttttatgaatatgGATGGGAAGTTTCAGCTTTTGACTTATTGATATTATAAatgcttgtccaaaaatttcCAATGAAGATCAGTTTTAGCAAATCTCTTCTTCCTTGGTCATGTAACACTCTATACAACTCCTTAGACGAAGCGCAACATTTTGACATCACCAACACCCATGAGTTGCGGACTTGTTCAAACTGAAATTGGAGAAGTTTTAGTTCTTGCTACTTATAATTGGTTGTTaggaaattttctttgatgatCATTCCAAAAAAATCTCTTTTTCCTTGGCAATTCAACATCCCAACCAACGCCTCTGGCTTAGTGATCATTCCATCCATCTTGCTGCCTTTTTCGTCAATGTGTTTGTGTAGTTACTTTTCATTTTTAAAGGATTCATTCTTAAGAATAGTTctcatatttaattatattttatgatttatCTAATAGTCTAATTAGGAATTTAAATATCATTATGAAGGTCAGTGCCTTTTTTTTATCACATCAGTATACATTAGAGAATTACTTGCTCCGATAcctattataagaaaaaaaattcacttttcaaGTTCATTGAATAACCAATTTAACCAGATACATCGTTTATTCAATGAACCTGAAAAAGTGGTTTTTTTTTTGCTAATAATAGTGACCGAAAGGGGTATTATTGACAGTCTCTTTTATCTCTCTTAACCATTTCCTCTACCTAAGTTCTTTTTCAATGATAAATGTTAGTATAGTCACTAGTCAGTATTATATTGGGGTGGAATTGACCTCTCTCCCTCCATATCCGAATCACCACTTCTTAACCCTTTAGCCCACCCCAACCACCAAGTCAACTTTATATGCCGACTATATATCTCCTCTTCTATCTAAGTTATTGTCAATGTCAATATATTATTCTCCGAATTCAGCAGGCATTAATTCTAGAAAAAGATAGCAAAAACATCAAACAAACTATTTCCTACAGTTTGAACCTATTTCTTCTACCTTTTGACATAAGATCTAGAGATTGGGCGACTATAATCTGATTCACATGAAGCAAACTACATTATTCAAtatctattttcattttttaaaaactagTAAGCATAGTACAGTGTTGTAAAAAAGGGCAGAGAAAAATAAACATGAATTCTAATAATCAGTGCAGTATAAATTACCTGGTTAACAAATGTTCTCTGGAAGGGACTTTTTTCAGCATTTAACTACAGAGGAGAAAATACAGTCATAAGAAATGCAGTAATTAAAGATCACAGGAGAATTATACACCTCCAACATCTGAACAGTAGATTTTACAACACGAAAACCTTTTTCTTGCTTGGTAGTAAAACATAAATTTTGGGATACTATATTTGGTGTAGTAAATATTTCCATATTTCCCATGGTAGCATATTGCCACCCAAAATATCATTTGTAACTGGAGCCAGATTTGTATATGAATATATGCTACTGAAAAAAAGATATTGTAGAAAATCAAAATAACATCCCCACTTTTAGTGTCTCCCGGTGAAATGTCTGAGTGAATAGACCAAGACCAAAAAACATTGAAGTTTTTGCATAGCCAGCATATCCTGAAATATTGAGATCCATCCAAGATTCTAGGCATAAACGAGCTACAGATATCAAGACATACAGAACTTTCCCTATGTTGTATAGATGGTTCTCCATGAAGTTTTACTTGCATGGCCACATAGAAGCCTTAATTACAAAATAAAGTCTACCATTATCAATAGCAACAGTATACACATTGACACACAATCAGAACCAAACCAGGATTCAGAATAATTAAGTTTCTAAAATTATCCCTTTAAACCTACACTAGCAATTTGCTACAGCACGATACAAGACGGTGAACATCGAGGTTCAAGTTCAATGTGAAAGTTGGAATTCAAACTCCAAACTGAAGTCTTCTGAATCAATTAAACAAGGAATGCAATTGTAAATTGAACCATCTTCAAAGAGGATGGGAAATCCCAAGGCAGGAGAAAATAATCTGAAATAACTTAGTAGGGTCAGTTTGGTGTGAAAATACATTTTGTATTTTTGTTCCGTGTTTTCGACTTTTATTACAGAACCAACACTGTTTTCTATTTTCGAACATTTGCATGTGAAATGGCTATAGTTAAAGCTATGCAGTACAAATACTTCAGATTGAAAGCGTGTCCAATTTTCGACACATGGGGATGTCCGACATTGATTAGACACTGTTGCATGTGTTACATTCAATCacttccatttttttattttttattttcaaattattagaCTTGCATAAACATACTTTCCAAGTATATCTTTGAAAATAGGAAACAAGTGTGCTTTTTTAATTAAAGCAACAACAGAAAACCATTTTCTAAAAGTACATTTAGCATGCAACATGAAACTTAAGCAACTCATTAATTATGCAATCAAACAGTTCCCTCATCAACAAACTCTCAAACCATTTATTTggattaaataaataaagaaatacaaTTAAATGTTGGATAGTACTTTGCACACTGTAGCACCAACACCTCTGACACTTGTGAAAAAATGTATTTGTATCCAAAACCGACACCGCTTGTGAAAAAGGTGTATATGTATCCGAAACCGACACCGCcgatatttttcaaattattatcagtAGTGTCGACTTATAAGTGTTGGTGCCGTGTTTCCAGTGTCCGTGCTTCGTAGACTTTGCATGATAAATCAACAACATAACAAACAAGAGAACGACCTCAACTAACAAAATCCACTCCCTCGCACCAGATTCCAAAATTTAACACACAAATTCAACAATGCTGCATGTTAATCAATcatcaaggaaacaccgacacTCATTTTACCCATGCAAATCAAGGAACAAcgaaatgaaaaagtaaaaggcGCGAAAACCGAAATGCATAATTTGAAAGAGTGAAAAAAATAGGGATCTGAGAGAGAGAAGTTACGTCACGGAATTGAAGAAGACCGAGTTGGCCTAAATAGGTGATGGCTCGGTGAGCGGACTCGGCGGGAATGATGAGTTGAACGAAGGTCATCTTCTCGGAACGCATCAGATCCATTGGCGGTAAATTTACTCTGAAAAAATCCATTTTACCGGAAATGGATTTTTCGCTATAGATCTGAAATCTGAAAAATAAACCGTTTTCTTGTGTTTGAAGGGTTAGTTACGGAGGTCTTCGACTTGAGCACTTCGCGTCGGTTTCCTCCTTGTAACTGTCATCACAATGGAACTGGAAAACTAACTTTAACTCATGTTTCTTCCTAATTAATCAAAGATTTCATTAGtaaaagaataattataattattatatgatTATATGATTTAAATAATTGTTTTTGACTAAAATAACATTTGTCAACGATTTTTTTTAGTCAGATTTCAAATGGATTACTTCGGGTTGATTGGACTTTTATTGAAATTTATTAACCttgatataaaaaattatttataatttataattcatataaaaatattttggttTAAATGCATAAGATGGAACATATATTACCTCATAAAATTAGAGATGTTCATAACAACCTCAAATCTACGAGTAATATTTAATTCACATATAACATCAAAATAAtacctaagtttttttttttttacaaaaaaaataataccTAAGTTATTAccttaaaaaaactattaaattcATCCATTACATTTAGATACTACTTAATTCAATAATTCATTTAATCTTGAATAGGTTGAGGTGCTTATGACAATTTCGGTGTGCTTTTCATtggtcttttttttctttttcatccttCACTTTTTTAGCCTTATTTACTtcatatattttttgattttagaGTTGTTTGTTTCCTATTCTTATTTCCAAAAGAGTCCAATGTCAGATCCATCTGAAGTATTTTGTTATGTATATGTTAAAGGATTCGGAGTTGAGTTATAGATTCCATCCATCCATATTCACTATCTgttgattaaaattaaactataagAATAGGACATGTATAGATATAGAGTGAGAGTTACGTTGTCATAAATAGGAAATTTAATAGTGACCAAATTGATGAAAATAAagaagaataaaatatttttctacagAACTAATCATTGAGCCTTTGTGTTGAGTTTCCCCCGCATATATTGTTAATTTATACTCTTGAGCGACAATGGGAGTTGAATGAATACTTTTTGACATGTAATTTTTGTTAGAGAGCATATGTATGTGGATTGAGCAAAGCCTTCATTTATGGTGCAAGTGACTTCATTTCTTCTTCCCTGACTTGGTCTACATTTGTTATTTGATCTCAAACCAGTCAATTGTTTTATAACTACAACATGTTTGGATGGAACATTGCCCGGTAACCATTTGGACCGCGGATTTGAATCTGGTGTAAATAGTTGGCTTATTCATCTTGAGGTATGTAAAATAAAATCCAAACTTTAATATCAGTACTTGCTTTAACTCTGCCATCTTTGAGGCTGCAACTTATGTATACTCGAGTATTTGCGTTAAATGTCCACTTTATCTGATTTTTTCAAACTGGAAATAGTGAAAATGAGGTCAGTGAAAAAATCTTATCTTAATTAGCATTCCTATGGAAACTGTCATTGAAAGATTGATTTTGGAATTCATTATTGTGTGACCGTGTCTGGATTTGATTCTTTTTACAGGTTGTGCACTACTTCAATTTCAAGGACACAATATGGCTAGCTGCAATATAAAAGGTGTCTGTATGATCTAAGTTGATATGTGCTGCATTGTAATTCCAGAGTTGTTTTGCATGAtgagttaatatttttttaataatgagtTGCGTTATGCAGCTTTACTTTGAAGAAAAGGGATGGGGATGGTACTGAAGAGATGACTATTTTGGATTATTTTGTTAATGTATGTAACATAGATCTTGCCTCTTTCTCTGAAAATCAATAATTTAGATTAGGAGTGTTTTAAGTTATTTGTTGTATTCTGCTTTGAGGTGAATATATATAACTTTTGAAAACATATATACCAATTGAGATGAATTTAAGTTTTTACATTTGTTACGTATTGTATTTGTTAAACTGTTTAAATTGCGTGTTTGGTTACTAACTCCCTTTGTTCGTGTTTTTTCCTTTAGCTGTGTGAATTAGTGTCGTTGCAACGATATACAAAAGCTCTGTCCACACTTCAAAGGGCTTCATTAGTAGAGAAGTCCAGACATAAGCCACAAGAGAGAATGATAATTTTATTAGATGTAAGTTGTTTTGCCATGTTTTGGTTTATATTGCTATGTCATCCATATGTCGCGGCTGAAGGGTTCTATTTGTTGCAGGCACTTAAAACTAGCAACTATGGTGTGATGAACCTTTGTTCAAAGTTGTGGAATTAC contains:
- the LOC131601947 gene encoding V-type proton ATPase subunit a1-like, whose product is MDFFRVNLPPMDLMRSEKMTFVQLIIPAESAHRAITYLGQLGLLQFRDLNAEKSPFQRTFVNQVKRCAEMSRKLRFLMDQINKAGIMSPSPVLQTDTYLEDIEVHLAEHEHEIIEMNSNSEKLQQSYNELLEFKSVLQKACSFLVSNHGHAVSEERELEENVYSNGDFIETPFLFEQEMMPDPTKSNQSGLRFISGIICKSKVLRFERMLFRATRGNMLFNQAPADEQIMDPISTEMVEKTVFVVFFSGEQARTKILKICEAFGANCYPVPEDISKQRQITQEVSSRLADLEATLDAGIRHRNKALSSVGAHLAKWMDMVRREKAVYDTLNMLNFDVTKKCLVAEGWCPIFARTQIQEALQRATFDSSSQVGVIFHSMDALESPPTYFRTNSFTNPYQEIVDAYGVARYQEANPAVYTTIIFPFLFAVMFGDWGHGICLLLGALVLIAHERKLGNQRLGSFMEMLFGGRYVLLLMSLFSMYCGLIYNEFFSVPFHIFGASAYKCRDISCRDARTTGLVKYREPYPFGVDPSWRGSRSELPFLNSLKMKMSILFGVVHMNLGIMLSYFNARFFGSSLDIRYQFVPQMIFLNSLFGYLSLLIVVKWCSGSQADLYHIMIYMFLSPLDNLGENELFWGQRPLQILLLVLALIAVPWMLFPKPFILKKLHNERFQGRNYGVLNTSEVDLEVEPDSARDSARQHREEFNFSEVFVHQMIHSIEFVLGSVSNTASYLRLWALSLAHSELSTVFYEKVLLLAWGYDNLIIRLVGLIVFAFATAFILLMMETLSAFLHALRLHWVEFQNKFYHGDGYKFKPFSFAALTEDEN